A portion of the Streptomyces coeruleoprunus genome contains these proteins:
- a CDS encoding MerR family transcriptional regulator, whose product MTVIESTPAGTQSTDICTSAPPAHPRPDGQDRYTISEVAAWTGLSAHTLRWYERIGLMPHVDRSATGQRRFTNRDLDWLTFVGKLRLTGMPVAAMVRYAELVRAGEHTFEERQGLLEETRRDVRARIAELQETLAVLDFKINFYAGAGRAPEGF is encoded by the coding sequence ATGACGGTGATCGAGAGCACTCCGGCAGGCACCCAGAGCACCGACATCTGCACTTCGGCACCGCCCGCGCACCCCCGCCCCGACGGGCAGGACCGCTACACGATCAGCGAGGTGGCGGCCTGGACCGGGCTCAGCGCGCACACGCTGCGCTGGTACGAGCGCATCGGCCTGATGCCGCACGTCGACCGGTCCGCCACCGGCCAGCGGAGGTTCACCAACCGCGACCTGGACTGGCTGACCTTCGTCGGGAAGCTCCGGCTCACCGGCATGCCCGTGGCGGCGATGGTCCGCTACGCGGAGCTGGTGCGCGCGGGCGAGCACACCTTCGAGGAGCGGCAGGGGCTGCTGGAGGAGACCCGCAGGGACGTGCGGGCCCGCATCGCGGAGCTCCAGGAGACGCTGGCCGTACTCGACTTCAAGATCAACTTCTATGCGGGCGCCGGCAGGGCGCCGGAAGGGTTCTGA
- a CDS encoding serine hydrolase domain-containing protein, protein MQSLAMIENWPVPNAAAAVVRADGTLAGSHGPTARQFPLASVTKPLAAYAVLVAYEEGAVELDEPAGPEGSTVRHLLAHTSGLAFDEHRVMAAPGTRRIYSNAGFEVLGDHVAKATDIPFDEYVRQAVLEPLGMTATRLDGSPAKDAVSTVDDLVRFAAELQAPRLLDARTVLEAMTVVHPGLTGILPGYGHQRPNDWGLGFEIRDGKSPHWTGGTSSPRTFGHFGQSGTFLWVDPDAQAACVALTDRAFGPWAIEAWPPFTDAVLGELRG, encoded by the coding sequence ATGCAGAGCCTGGCGATGATCGAGAACTGGCCCGTCCCGAACGCGGCAGCGGCCGTCGTGCGTGCCGACGGCACTCTGGCGGGGTCGCACGGCCCCACGGCGCGGCAGTTCCCACTCGCCTCGGTGACGAAGCCGCTCGCGGCCTACGCCGTCCTCGTCGCGTACGAGGAGGGGGCGGTCGAGCTGGACGAGCCGGCCGGGCCGGAGGGCTCCACGGTGCGTCATCTGCTGGCGCACACGTCAGGGCTGGCGTTCGACGAGCACCGGGTCATGGCGGCGCCGGGGACGCGGCGGATCTACTCCAACGCCGGGTTCGAGGTGCTCGGCGACCACGTGGCGAAGGCGACCGACATCCCGTTCGACGAGTATGTGCGCCAGGCGGTGCTGGAGCCGCTCGGTATGACGGCGACGAGGCTGGACGGCTCGCCCGCGAAGGACGCCGTGTCGACGGTCGACGACCTCGTGCGGTTCGCGGCGGAGCTGCAGGCGCCCCGGTTGCTGGACGCCCGTACGGTGCTGGAGGCCATGACGGTCGTCCACCCGGGGCTCACCGGCATCCTGCCCGGCTACGGGCACCAGAGGCCCAACGACTGGGGACTCGGCTTCGAGATCCGGGACGGGAAGTCCCCGCACTGGACGGGCGGTACGTCGTCGCCGCGGACGTTCGGGCACTTCGGCCAGTCGGGGACGTTCCTCTGGGTGGACCCGGACGCCCAGGCGGCGTGCGTCGCGCTGACGGACCGGGCGTTCGGCCCGTGGGCGATCGAGGCCTGGCCGCCGTTCACGGACGCCGTCCTGGGCGAGCTGCGCGGCTAG
- a CDS encoding acyltransferase: MKLIDRIEQQTPAHRDRAIDGLRALALLAVPTGHWLVGGFTLDGEGALHNASPLSALGFLAPASWGLQMLGIFFLVGGYASVLSYRRYPGSTSAWLKGRIARLGRPVLGVTAVWAVLIAVLSALGVPGDTLRTGSTLVIQPLWFVGVYTVVTALTPYCVRAARLMGTWAAAPLLGSVAVVDFLRYGPYADVMPSWLGLLNLLPGWLFAYQLGVCWGEKRLGRREAWTLLAGGAVLFATLLIVFHYPASMVGVPGEARANSHPPSLLVLALAAAQSGAAILLRDRLGRLLSRPAVWAPVVMINLSAMTILCWHQTAMLAAAVPASLTLGAVPGLTTAPETIGWIVARLAWMPLFAGLLLLIARYARGFESPWTKATKARRAAAGLLATGFAAFALGLA; the protein is encoded by the coding sequence GTGAAGCTCATCGACAGGATCGAGCAGCAGACGCCGGCGCACCGCGACCGGGCGATCGACGGGCTGCGCGCGCTCGCCCTCCTCGCGGTGCCGACGGGGCACTGGCTGGTGGGCGGGTTCACGCTCGACGGTGAGGGCGCGCTGCACAACGCCAGCCCGCTGTCGGCTTTAGGGTTCCTGGCGCCCGCGAGCTGGGGGCTGCAGATGCTGGGCATCTTCTTCCTGGTCGGCGGATACGCGTCGGTGCTGTCCTACCGGCGGTACCCGGGCAGCACGTCGGCCTGGCTCAAGGGCCGGATCGCCCGGCTCGGCAGGCCCGTCCTCGGGGTCACCGCCGTCTGGGCCGTGCTGATAGCGGTGCTGAGTGCCCTGGGCGTACCCGGCGACACTCTGCGGACCGGGTCGACGCTGGTGATACAGCCGCTGTGGTTCGTGGGCGTGTACACGGTCGTCACCGCCCTGACCCCGTACTGCGTGCGGGCGGCGCGGCTGATGGGCACGTGGGCGGCTGCGCCGCTGCTCGGTTCGGTCGCCGTCGTCGACTTCCTGCGCTACGGACCGTACGCCGACGTCATGCCGTCCTGGCTGGGCCTGCTCAACCTGCTGCCGGGGTGGCTGTTCGCCTACCAGCTCGGTGTCTGCTGGGGCGAGAAACGGCTCGGCAGGCGGGAGGCGTGGACGCTGCTGGCCGGTGGGGCGGTGCTCTTCGCGACGCTGTTGATCGTCTTCCACTACCCGGCGTCGATGGTGGGTGTGCCCGGCGAGGCCCGCGCCAACTCGCATCCGCCGTCGCTGCTCGTGCTCGCCCTGGCCGCGGCGCAGAGCGGGGCCGCGATCCTGTTGCGCGACCGGCTGGGCCGGCTGCTGAGCAGGCCGGCCGTGTGGGCGCCGGTTGTGATGATCAACCTGTCCGCCATGACCATCCTGTGCTGGCACCAGACGGCGATGCTCGCCGCCGCTGTTCCCGCGTCCCTGACGTTGGGGGCCGTGCCGGGACTGACCACGGCGCCGGAAACGATCGGGTGGATCGTGGCGCGGCTGGCCTGGATGCCGCTGTTCGCCGGGCTGTTGTTGCTCATAGCCCGGTACGCGCGGGGCTTCGAGTCGCCGTGGACGAAGGCCACGAAGGCACGTCGGGCGGCAGCGGGGCTGCTGGCGACGGGGTTCGCGGCCTTCGCCCTGGGGCTGGCCTGA
- a CDS encoding alpha/beta hydrolase, translating to MRRYKRTLVAAALATTVVAGTAGWASGTAQQAMTGPPPGTAEWRADTSLGRALPDPAHASPAEVAGFFRGLSRAQQWALTRRHPAVVGNLDGVPVALRYEANAIAVAHEPRFARLAGRRILAFDPRGRGLVAEVFGDLEHSGHVAVVVPGSDIDAGSYDRARDPYGTPAGMARQLHRATGGRTAVVAWAGYTTPVGVGPDAATGALAEAGAERLARFTDGLAASGVAAPAVFCHSYGSVVCGLAAAQLKAKDLVVLGSPGMRAGSVTALGTTARVWAAKDPTDWISKVPNVEFLGLGHGTDPTSREFGARRVPAADAEGHTGYFAPGTTSLRAFAAIAEGDAR from the coding sequence ATGCGCCGCTACAAGAGGACTCTGGTGGCCGCCGCACTGGCGACGACCGTCGTCGCCGGGACGGCCGGCTGGGCCTCCGGGACTGCGCAGCAGGCCATGACGGGTCCGCCGCCGGGCACGGCGGAGTGGCGGGCCGACACCTCTCTCGGGCGGGCGCTGCCCGATCCGGCTCATGCGTCGCCCGCAGAGGTGGCCGGGTTCTTTCGGGGCCTGAGCCGGGCGCAGCAGTGGGCTCTGACGAGGCGTCACCCGGCGGTCGTGGGCAACCTCGACGGGGTGCCCGTGGCGCTGCGGTACGAGGCCAACGCGATCGCCGTGGCCCACGAGCCCCGGTTCGCGCGTCTGGCCGGGCGCCGGATACTCGCCTTCGATCCGCGGGGGCGCGGTCTGGTCGCCGAGGTGTTCGGGGACCTGGAGCACAGCGGCCATGTGGCGGTCGTCGTACCCGGCTCCGACATCGACGCGGGGTCGTACGACCGGGCCCGCGACCCGTACGGCACACCGGCGGGGATGGCGAGGCAGCTGCACCGGGCGACCGGCGGGCGCACCGCGGTCGTCGCCTGGGCCGGGTACACGACGCCCGTCGGGGTCGGTCCGGACGCCGCGACCGGCGCACTGGCCGAGGCGGGCGCGGAGCGGCTGGCCCGCTTCACCGACGGGCTCGCCGCATCCGGTGTCGCCGCACCGGCCGTGTTCTGCCACAGCTACGGGTCGGTGGTGTGCGGCCTGGCGGCGGCGCAGCTCAAGGCGAAGGACCTCGTGGTCCTCGGCTCCCCCGGCATGCGCGCCGGCAGTGTCACCGCTCTGGGCACGACGGCACGGGTGTGGGCGGCGAAGGACCCGACCGACTGGATCTCCAAGGTGCCGAACGTCGAGTTCCTGGGCCTGGGCCACGGAACCGACCCGACCTCGCGGGAGTTCGGTGCGCGCCGGGTGCCCGCCGCGGACGCCGAGGGCCACACCGGCTACTTCGCGCCCGGCACCACGTCCCTTCGTGCGTTCGCCGCCATCGCGGAAGGAGACGCCAGGTGA
- a CDS encoding sensor histidine kinase translates to MSSASPSSPTPPAPGKPGASGSPVTLAERSRRLVREAVHALGAALSTPTEPGEPLLGQAASRWVRLLPYAVAFAFVASLLPVTVVVLIQDYHVNGGIAGTLATAQTAPLLMAVSRPLQAWWIVFTADVLGALVTANRDFAESLPWPWTPMAVVGYLALMLAVGLREQRRTLVSVWLVTGAAGFVFALVQPDLGQGIHLVLFVLSGALLLITGMLRARGDTQRRLVEQETISEAERARRTLLEERTRIARELHDVVAHHMSVITVQADSAPYRIEGLPEAAREEFSSIAASARESLTEMRRLLAVLRSENAEGERGPQPGLNRLQQLVEATVRAGLPVELSMAADLGQVPQAVDLSAYRIVQEALANVVRHAPGARTRVSVTRSPNLEWLIVLVVNGPPTEPTSPLETTGTGHGLVGMRERVRLTDGRLDTGPLPDGGFRVAARLPLTVRLP, encoded by the coding sequence ATGAGCAGCGCTTCCCCGTCCTCCCCCACCCCACCGGCGCCCGGCAAGCCCGGCGCGAGCGGTTCGCCCGTCACGCTCGCGGAGCGGTCGCGGCGGCTTGTGCGCGAGGCGGTGCACGCGCTGGGCGCGGCACTGTCGACGCCGACGGAGCCGGGGGAGCCGCTGCTCGGCCAGGCCGCCTCGCGGTGGGTGCGGCTGCTGCCGTACGCGGTGGCGTTCGCGTTCGTCGCCTCGCTGCTGCCGGTGACCGTGGTCGTTCTGATCCAGGACTACCACGTCAACGGCGGCATCGCGGGAACGCTGGCCACCGCCCAGACGGCTCCGCTGCTGATGGCGGTCTCCCGGCCGCTGCAGGCGTGGTGGATCGTCTTCACCGCGGATGTGCTCGGCGCGCTGGTGACGGCGAACCGCGACTTCGCCGAGAGCCTGCCGTGGCCGTGGACTCCCATGGCCGTGGTCGGCTACCTGGCGCTGATGCTGGCCGTGGGGCTGCGCGAGCAGCGGCGGACGCTGGTCAGCGTGTGGCTGGTGACGGGCGCCGCCGGGTTCGTGTTCGCGCTGGTGCAGCCGGATCTCGGCCAGGGCATCCACCTGGTCCTTTTCGTGCTGAGCGGTGCCCTGCTGTTGATAACGGGCATGCTGCGGGCGCGCGGTGACACGCAGCGGCGGCTGGTCGAGCAGGAGACGATCAGCGAGGCCGAGCGGGCCCGGCGCACACTGCTGGAGGAGCGGACCCGGATCGCGCGCGAGCTGCACGACGTGGTGGCCCACCACATGTCGGTGATCACCGTGCAGGCGGACTCGGCGCCGTACCGGATCGAGGGGCTGCCGGAGGCGGCACGCGAGGAGTTCTCGTCGATCGCGGCGTCCGCACGGGAGTCGCTCACCGAGATGCGGCGCCTGCTCGCCGTGCTGCGCAGCGAGAACGCGGAGGGTGAGCGTGGACCGCAGCCGGGGCTGAACCGACTCCAGCAGCTGGTCGAGGCCACGGTGAGGGCGGGACTGCCGGTCGAGCTGTCGATGGCGGCGGATCTGGGCCAGGTGCCGCAAGCCGTGGACCTGTCGGCGTACCGGATCGTGCAGGAGGCGCTGGCGAACGTGGTGCGGCATGCGCCCGGAGCCAGGACAAGAGTGTCGGTGACGAGGTCGCCGAACCTCGAGTGGCTGATCGTGCTGGTCGTCAACGGCCCGCCGACGGAGCCGACTTCGCCGCTGGAGACGACGGGCACGGGACACGGCCTGGTGGGGATGCGGGAGCGCGTACGGTTGACGGACGGGAGACTCGACACCGGACCGCTGCCGGACGGCGGGTTCCGTGTGGCGGCGCGTCTTCCGCTCACCGTGCGGCTTCCCTGA
- a CDS encoding alpha/beta hydrolase yields MTSFIASPTLTVWRTLLALAVVFVLLATTGWSALKHPHDAMEVSRDTALTSWRTGWIDQRPLPEPTSPPGVLSAFFASLSTSQRERLAAEYPLVVGNLDGAPVGLRYRANRYALGRALTAERGRVDDRRLSAEGRKEAIRRAHRFAALMRADRQILAFDPSGKGRAAEVFGDLERAERVSVIVPGVDTNLLTFQRTARKYTAPVGMAESLYAAERSAAPSTRTAVIAWGDYTAPTGVGMDAATGRLAAEGAVRLVDLTNALPGRSPVSLFCHSYGSVVCGVAASRLPARVADIAVAGSPGMRAENVSALGTRARVWAMRDADDWIAGVPHMDVGGLGHGADPVAPEFGARLLSAADAVGHGGYFEPGTDSLRNFAQIGVGSYLSVRCADDEDACRSGISGAEQLQRA; encoded by the coding sequence GTGACTTCCTTCATTGCCTCCCCCACGCTCACCGTCTGGCGCACGCTGCTCGCCCTCGCGGTGGTCTTCGTTCTCCTCGCGACCACCGGCTGGAGTGCGCTGAAGCACCCGCACGACGCCATGGAGGTGTCGCGCGACACGGCCCTGACCTCATGGCGAACCGGATGGATAGACCAGCGGCCTCTCCCGGAGCCCACGTCCCCGCCCGGCGTCCTGAGTGCGTTCTTCGCCTCCTTGAGCACGTCCCAGCGCGAACGGCTCGCCGCCGAGTACCCGCTGGTCGTGGGCAACCTCGACGGCGCACCGGTCGGCCTGCGCTACCGGGCCAACCGGTACGCGCTCGGCCGGGCACTCACCGCCGAACGGGGGCGGGTCGACGACCGGAGGCTCTCGGCGGAGGGTCGCAAGGAGGCGATCAGGAGGGCGCACCGGTTCGCCGCCCTGATGCGGGCCGACCGGCAGATCCTCGCCTTCGACCCTTCGGGGAAGGGGCGTGCCGCCGAGGTGTTCGGCGATCTGGAGCGGGCCGAGCGGGTCTCCGTGATCGTGCCGGGGGTCGACACGAACCTGCTCACCTTCCAGAGGACCGCCCGGAAGTACACGGCCCCCGTCGGCATGGCGGAGTCGCTGTACGCGGCGGAGCGCAGCGCGGCGCCCTCGACGCGTACCGCCGTGATCGCCTGGGGGGACTACACCGCTCCCACCGGGGTCGGCATGGACGCGGCGACAGGGAGACTCGCCGCGGAGGGTGCTGTACGGCTCGTGGACCTGACGAACGCGCTGCCCGGGCGGTCGCCGGTCTCCCTGTTCTGCCACAGCTACGGCTCCGTGGTGTGCGGCGTCGCGGCGTCGCGGCTGCCGGCGCGGGTCGCCGACATCGCGGTGGCCGGTAGTCCGGGGATGCGTGCCGAGAACGTGTCCGCACTGGGCACGCGCGCGAGGGTGTGGGCGATGCGCGACGCAGACGACTGGATCGCGGGCGTGCCGCACATGGACGTCGGCGGCCTGGGGCACGGTGCCGACCCGGTGGCTCCCGAGTTCGGTGCCCGGCTGCTGTCCGCGGCCGACGCGGTGGGACACGGCGGGTACTTCGAGCCGGGCACGGACAGTCTGCGGAACTTCGCGCAGATAGGGGTCGGCTCGTACCTCTCGGTGCGCTGTGCGGACGACGAGGATGCCTGCCGGAGTGGAATTTCCGGCGCCGAGCAGCTCCAACGCGCGTAG
- a CDS encoding DUF4429 domain-containing protein produces MGDVLAGIHATWEFEPDAVLIRFERGIRAPKLFQALRERRVPHEALASVTLAPGKRGTVVLHAVPRAGADPLMEAAAGQLKEGSDPYRLVLPAERETLAEYYADELRSLLGPDRSEPAERFLVAAPEAPLQFKAYDGKAAFDGGQVSFRWFWTGASSAKWKAGDQTFSVRELSGVEWRSPDILDGYLRLLRRGGDSQPAQADHDPAAVVFGLGYGPVHESLPFAAAVLEAVRASERAVPVPVPVAAGRRDPADIADRIRHLGELHQAGLVTDEEFAAKKAELLAEL; encoded by the coding sequence ATGGGTGATGTGCTGGCCGGAATTCATGCCACCTGGGAGTTCGAACCCGACGCCGTGCTCATCCGCTTCGAACGGGGGATCAGGGCGCCGAAGCTCTTCCAGGCGCTGCGCGAAAGACGCGTGCCCCATGAAGCGCTGGCATCGGTGACGCTCGCCCCGGGCAAGCGGGGAACGGTGGTGCTGCACGCGGTGCCGCGCGCGGGTGCGGACCCGCTGATGGAGGCGGCCGCCGGGCAGCTGAAGGAGGGCTCCGACCCCTACCGGCTGGTGCTGCCGGCGGAGCGCGAGACGCTGGCCGAGTACTACGCCGACGAGCTGCGCTCGCTGCTGGGGCCCGACCGTTCGGAACCGGCCGAGCGCTTCCTGGTCGCCGCGCCCGAGGCGCCGCTGCAGTTCAAGGCGTATGACGGCAAGGCGGCCTTCGACGGCGGCCAGGTCTCCTTCCGCTGGTTCTGGACGGGCGCGTCGTCCGCGAAGTGGAAGGCAGGCGACCAGACCTTCTCCGTGAGAGAGCTGAGCGGCGTCGAGTGGCGCTCGCCGGACATCCTGGACGGCTATCTCCGCTTGCTGAGGCGAGGTGGTGACAGCCAGCCCGCGCAGGCGGACCATGACCCGGCAGCTGTGGTCTTCGGGCTCGGCTACGGGCCGGTGCACGAGTCTCTGCCCTTCGCGGCCGCGGTGCTGGAGGCCGTGCGGGCTTCGGAGCGCGCGGTTCCGGTGCCCGTGCCGGTCGCTGCTGGCCGGCGCGACCCGGCCGACATCGCGGACCGTATCCGGCACTTGGGCGAGTTGCACCAGGCGGGCCTGGTGACGGACGAGGAGTTCGCGGCGAAGAAGGCCGAACTGCTGGCGGAGCTGTAG
- a CDS encoding response regulator transcription factor has product MTIRVIIVDDQAMVRAGFAALLSAQADIDVVGEAADGRAGVDVGRSSHADVVLMDVRMPEMDGLAAARELLNPPPGVTHRPKVLMLTTFDVDDYVYEALRAGASGFLLKDAPPADLIAAVRVVAAGEALLAPSVTRRLIEDFAAQRPAPRKDRSVRLNGLTPRETEVLELVARGLSNQEIAGHLVLAEQTVKTHIGRVLAKLGLRDRAQAVIFAYESGLVVPGDST; this is encoded by the coding sequence GTGACCATCCGCGTGATCATCGTCGACGACCAGGCCATGGTGCGGGCGGGTTTCGCCGCGCTGCTGTCGGCGCAGGCCGATATCGATGTGGTGGGCGAGGCAGCGGACGGCAGGGCGGGCGTGGACGTGGGGCGTTCGTCGCACGCGGACGTGGTGCTCATGGACGTCCGTATGCCCGAAATGGATGGGCTGGCGGCGGCCCGGGAGCTGCTGAACCCCCCGCCCGGTGTGACGCACCGGCCGAAGGTGCTGATGCTGACCACCTTCGACGTGGACGACTACGTGTACGAGGCGCTGCGTGCCGGAGCGTCCGGCTTTCTGCTCAAGGACGCCCCTCCCGCCGATCTGATCGCGGCGGTCCGTGTGGTCGCGGCGGGCGAGGCCCTGCTGGCGCCCTCGGTGACACGGCGGCTGATCGAGGACTTCGCCGCGCAGCGCCCCGCCCCGCGCAAGGACCGGTCCGTACGGCTGAACGGGCTGACGCCCCGTGAGACGGAGGTCCTGGAGCTCGTCGCCCGCGGCCTGTCCAACCAGGAGATCGCCGGCCATCTGGTGCTGGCGGAGCAGACGGTGAAGACCCACATCGGCCGGGTACTGGCCAAGCTCGGCCTGCGCGACCGCGCACAGGCGGTGATCTTCGCGTACGAGTCGGGCCTCGTCGTGCCCGGCGACTCGACCTGA
- a CDS encoding aldo/keto reductase, with protein sequence MSGTERITTARLGTNGPEVGIQGLGAMGMSEFYGDTDEAAARDTLDAALEAGVTLIDTADVYGRGANEEFLAPFVAAHRDEITLATKFSIIRTDDPHYRGVRNDPAYIKSAVENSLRRLGVDVIDLYYMHRRDPAVPFAESVGAMAELVHEGKIKHLGLSEVTGPELREAHAVHPIAALQSEWSLFSRDVERSAVGAAAELGVAVVPYSPLGRGFLTGAFADAAKDLQEDDFRRSQPRFSGDNARRNAALLEPVHTIAAAHGVTAAQVALAWVHHRSAVHGLTVVPIPGTRRRSRLLENTAATWITLTEAELALLEPIAARVAGDRYPDMSLTSAARES encoded by the coding sequence ATGAGCGGCACGGAACGGATCACCACGGCCAGGCTCGGTACGAACGGCCCCGAGGTCGGCATCCAGGGCCTGGGTGCCATGGGCATGAGCGAGTTCTACGGGGACACCGACGAGGCCGCGGCCCGCGACACCCTGGACGCCGCCCTGGAGGCAGGCGTCACCCTGATCGACACGGCCGATGTCTACGGGCGAGGCGCCAACGAGGAGTTCCTCGCCCCGTTCGTCGCCGCACACCGCGACGAGATCACGCTGGCCACCAAGTTCTCCATCATCCGCACCGACGACCCGCACTATCGCGGCGTCCGCAACGACCCCGCCTACATCAAGTCCGCCGTGGAGAACAGTCTCCGCCGGCTCGGCGTCGACGTCATCGACCTCTATTACATGCACCGCCGCGACCCGGCCGTGCCCTTCGCCGAGTCCGTCGGCGCCATGGCCGAACTCGTCCACGAGGGCAAGATCAAGCACCTCGGCCTCAGCGAGGTCACCGGCCCCGAACTGCGCGAAGCCCACGCCGTTCACCCCATCGCCGCCCTTCAGTCCGAATGGTCCCTGTTCTCCCGCGATGTCGAGCGCAGCGCCGTCGGCGCCGCCGCCGAACTCGGCGTCGCGGTCGTGCCCTACTCGCCGCTCGGCCGCGGCTTCCTCACCGGTGCCTTCGCCGACGCGGCCAAGGACCTCCAGGAAGACGACTTCCGCCGCTCCCAGCCCCGCTTCTCCGGCGACAACGCCCGCCGCAACGCCGCGCTCCTGGAGCCCGTCCACACCATCGCCGCAGCCCACGGCGTGACCGCCGCCCAGGTCGCACTTGCCTGGGTTCACCACCGGTCGGCCGTGCACGGGCTGACCGTCGTGCCCATCCCCGGCACCCGCAGGCGCAGCCGTCTCCTGGAGAACACCGCGGCGACCTGGATCACGCTCACCGAGGCGGAACTCGCCCTGCTGGAACCCATCGCCGCCCGCGTCGCCGGAGACCGCTACCCCGACATGTCCCTCACCTCCGCCGCCCGCGAATCCTGA
- a CDS encoding TetR/AcrR family transcriptional regulator: MTVEQPTATGSATGLRERKKQRTRDALLRTALELFTTQGYEQTTVDEITDAVDVSQRTFFRYFTSKEEVAFAIQDTVEERFLEGLRARPAEEAPFDALRSAVLDAWDTIGETITALVPLELYLGMFRVIECTPALLAVHLRRSIEMEENIARLIADREGLDVDADPRPRVAVAAFSGVMRITGQLWVRTGDTSLEAIRAITETYLDHLGPALAADWGRARDRAPRAQAAPVEDDQGQ; this comes from the coding sequence GTGACGGTTGAGCAGCCGACCGCTACGGGCTCTGCCACCGGGCTGCGCGAACGGAAGAAGCAGCGCACCCGGGACGCCCTGCTGCGCACCGCGCTCGAACTGTTCACGACGCAGGGGTACGAGCAGACCACCGTCGACGAGATCACCGATGCCGTCGACGTCTCGCAGCGCACCTTCTTCCGCTACTTCACCAGCAAGGAGGAAGTGGCCTTCGCCATCCAGGACACCGTCGAGGAGCGCTTCCTGGAGGGACTTCGCGCCCGGCCCGCCGAGGAGGCCCCGTTCGACGCGCTGCGCAGTGCCGTCCTCGACGCCTGGGACACCATCGGCGAGACGATCACGGCACTGGTCCCGCTCGAGCTCTATCTCGGCATGTTCCGGGTGATCGAGTGCACACCCGCACTCCTCGCCGTCCACCTGCGCCGCTCCATCGAGATGGAGGAGAACATCGCCCGGCTGATCGCCGACCGGGAGGGCCTGGACGTGGACGCCGACCCGCGGCCCCGGGTGGCCGTGGCCGCCTTCAGCGGCGTCATGCGGATCACCGGACAGCTGTGGGTGCGTACCGGTGACACCAGCCTGGAGGCGATCCGGGCGATCACCGAGACGTACCTGGACCATCTCGGCCCGGCCCTGGCCGCCGACTGGGGCCGTGCACGGGACCGCGCACCTCGCGCGCAAGCGGCGCCGGTCGAGGACGACCAAGGCCAGTAG